In Papaver somniferum cultivar HN1 chromosome 1, ASM357369v1, whole genome shotgun sequence, a genomic segment contains:
- the LOC113279620 gene encoding 54S ribosomal protein L19, mitochondrial-like translates to MASLKEILTRRPISATIRLTVPAGGARPAPPVGPALGQYRLNLMAFCKDFNARTQKYKPDTPMAVTITAFKDNTFEFTVKSPSVTWYLKKAAGIESGSGRSGHVVVATLTPKHIYEIAKIKQSDPYCQYMSLESISKSIIGTAKSMGIKVQNELD, encoded by the coding sequence ATGGCATCACTGAAAGAGATCTTAACAAGAAGACCAATATCAGCGACAATCAGATTAACAGTACCAGCCGGGGGAGCAAGACCAGCACCACCAGTTGGACCAGCGTTAGGTCAGTATCGTTTAAACCTAATGGCATTTTGTAAAGATTTCAATGCAAGAACACAAAAATACAAACCAGATACTCCAATGGCAGTGACAATCACAGCATTTAAAGATAATACATTTGAATTTACTGTGAAATCACCATCAGTCACTTGGTACTTGAAAAAAGCTGCTGGGATTGAATCTGGTAGTGGTCGTTCTGGTCATGTTGTGGTTGCAACTTTAACACCTAAACATATTTATGAGATTGCTAAAATTAAACAATCTGATCCTTACTGTCAGTATATGAGTTTAGAATCGATTTCTAAATCCATTATTGGAACTGCTAAATCTATGGGTATTAAAGTTCAGAATGAATTGGATTGA
- the LOC113279625 gene encoding CBL-interacting serine/threonine-protein kinase 23-like: protein MSSGSGRGSRTTRVGKYELGRTVGEGTFAKVKFAKNVETGENVAIKILDKEKVLKHKMIGQIKREISTMKLVRHPNVVRLFEVMASKTKVYIVLEFITGGELFDKIAKQGRLKEDEARKYFQQLTHAVDYCHSRGVFHRDLKPENLLLDGNGDLKVSDFGLSALPQQLREDGLLHTTCGTPNYVAPEVINNKGYDGAKADFWSCGVILFVLMAGYLPFEESNLMELYKKIFKAEFSIPSWFSSGAKKLIKRTLDPNPSTRITFAELLQNEWFKKGYKPPVFEQEEINLDDVDALFNEAAESRNLVVERRDERPVTMNAFELISHSQGLNLSNLFDKQMGLVKRETRFTSKLPAKEILAKIEEAATPLGFDVKKNQYKMKLHGGKSGRKGPLSIATEVFEVAPSLYMVELRKAGGDTLEFHKFYKNISTGLDDIVWKSEGEAKKRETDVAGPSDNLKKSPIK from the exons ATGAGTAGTGGTAGTGGTAGAGGTAGTAGAACAACCAGAGTAGGGAAATACGAATTGGGAAGAACAGTTGGAGAAGGAACATTTGCAAAGGTCAAGTTTGCTAAAAACGTTGAGACTGGGGAAAATGTTGCCATCAAGATTCTTGATAAAGAAAAAGTTCTTAAACATAAGATGATTGGTCAG ATTAAGCGCGAAATATCAACCATGAAATTGGTTAGACACCCGAATGTGGTTCGTTTGTTCGAG GTTATGGCTAGTAAGACAAAGGTGTACATTGTTTTGGAGTTTATCACAGGTGGTGAACTTTTTGACAAAATT GCTAAACAAGGTAGATTGAAGGAAGATGAAGCGAGGAAATACTTTCAGCAGCTAACACATGCTGTGGATTACTGCCATAGTAGAGGAGTTTTCCATAGAGATTTGAAG CCTGAGAATTTGCTGTTGGATGGTAATGGGGATCTTAAAGTCTCGGATTTTGGACTAAGTGCTCTGCCTCAGCAACTTCGA GAAGATGGATTACTTCACACGACCTGTGGGACACCAAATTATGTCGCTCCAGAG GTAATCAACAATAAAGGTTATGATGGAGCTAAGGCAGATTTCTGGTCATGTGGTGTAATCCTTTTTGTCCTCATGGCAGGCTATCTTCCTTTCGAAGAATCAAACCTCATGGAATTATACAAAAAG ATCTTTAAGGCTGAATTTTCCATTCCTTCATGGTTTTCTTCCGGTGCAAAGAAATTAATCAAAAGGACCCTTGACCCCAATCCTTCAACA AGAATTACTTTCGCGGAGTTATTACAAAACGAGTGGTTTAAGAAAGGATACAAGCCACCAGTCTTTGAACAAGAAGAGATTAATCTTGATGATGTCGACGCTCTTTTTAATGAAGCTGCG GAAAGCAGAAATCTTGTTGTAGAAAGGAGGGATGAAAGACCAGTTACCATGAATGCCTTTGAACTCATCTCTCATTCCCAGGGTCTCAATCTCAGCAATCTATTTGATAAGCAGATG GGACTTGTTAAAAGGGAAACTAGATTTACCTCCAAACTTCCGGCCAAAGAGATACTTGCTAAAATCGAAGAAGCTGCCACTCCTTTGGGATTTGATGTAAAAAAGAATCAGTACAAG ATGAAGCTTCATGGAGGTAAGAGTGGACGAAAAGGACCTTTGTCCATTGCAACAGAG GTTTTTGAGGTGGCTCCTTCATTGTACATGGTCGAGCTACGTAAAGCTGGTGGAGATACACTTGAATTTCACAAG TTTTACAAGAACATATCAACTGGTTTGGATGACATTGTGTGGAAATCCGAAGGAGAAGCCAAGAAAAGAGAAACTG ATGTTGCTGGGCCATCTGATAATTTAAAGAAAAGTCCAATCAAGTAA